One Engraulis encrasicolus isolate BLACKSEA-1 chromosome 5, IST_EnEncr_1.0, whole genome shotgun sequence DNA segment encodes these proteins:
- the LOC134448736 gene encoding putative uncharacterized protein DDB_G0271982, with product MSSRNESGRENPVRRQARERGIGDDDTKENREREERSERDERTARRGEREETRETRERERERERERERERETEGVERE from the exons ATGAGTAGCAGGAACGAGAGTGGAAGAGAAAATCCAGTGAGGAGGCAAGCCAGGGAAAGAGGTATTGGGGACGATG ATAcgaaagagaacagagagagggaagagagaagcgagagagatgAGCGAACAGCccggagaggagaaagagaagagacgagagagacg agagagagagagagggagagagagagagagagagagagagagagagagacagaaggtgtagagagagag